The Nicotiana tomentosiformis chromosome 9, ASM39032v3, whole genome shotgun sequence genome contains the following window.
CAAAATAAGAAACAACAATCCCCATTTCGTAAACTCATATCCAACTCTCATTCTTGTTGTGATACAAAGAGATCTAGGTATCGACTATTTAAAAGTTGTTATGATACCAAGAGATCTATAATTTCAATTGAGAAATTaaagagcttgtgacttgtattcagTAGGTTTTGGGAAGTTGTATATACTGAGTTGCAGAGTTTCTTTAtatttgttgttgagttattgagaCTTTAATCATTGTTTTCGTTATTTCtgcatgaatgttaggcttacctagtcttaaagactaggtgctatcacgatatcctatggagggaaattggggtcgtgacacttatgtTAGTCATGCATTCTCCGTAATTTGTTGTGTTGCTCTAAGGTGCCAACCTCTGCCTCTGTATTAGttggtgaattgattgttaaGATGAATTTATTTACTTGGACTCATTATCTTATACTctattgagttgttggtaacataacgaATTTAAATAAAAGAACTATTAACATGCTTACtttatgtgactcttaagttaaaaTCGCCctgacgaggaatcaagaagggaagtgctcctaacagccctacaacctctagaagataagtacagacgtttccgtacaaatccgcaagactctactagacttgctcgtgactctagatacccaagtgaacctagagctctcataccaagttgtcatgacccaaaagcCACAATAGGTggtgatgacgcccaacgtcgccgttaggcaagccaacgatgatttACCAACTTGATtatctattttattatttttgaaatcataagttTTTTTAAGTAAATAATTCAATGCATTTAAAGATCATGAATACATAAAACATTTGTAAGATATAAAGTAAAAGGTGACAATATCGAACCGAACCATAAACATCTACTAGGATATCCCAAAACCCagcgtcacaagtgcatgggcatctGCTAAAgagtgtaataataataatacatctgtttggaatatgaaatagatagaataaaGTAAATAAGTAAGATGGAGACTCTGAAGGCTGCGGTACGTAGAGAAGAGAacaactcaccataaagtctcatCAGTAGCTACGCCTATGCGCCAGGATGaccatcaaatgaacctgtcagatctgcacatttagtgcagaggtgtagcatgagtacgtaaatcatcgcgtacccaataagtatctagcctaaccccagagaagtagtgacgagaggtcgacattgacacttactagtgatccaataaATAAAATGCAGAAATCATAAAGAGACATGAAATACAACGGGATCAACAGAATAAGGAAAAGTAGATAACGAACAATTATTATCAGTAAAAACAAAATGCCCCAAAGGCCACATGTTATATACACAAATAGGAACCCTCAATTAGATATCCGATCTCATGTCATAAAGAATGTATTACGTAACTTCCAAGTTTAATTAAGAGGGTAATCTCGTGGGTATTCAGACTCTTAGCGATTTTATGCACAAATTACGCCAAGGTCATTCGGCCCTATCCATATAGTCGTGTATATACACTGCCGAGGCGTACAAACCGATTCATGGAtgcatcccatatatatatatatatatatatatatatatatatatatatatatatatatatatatatatatacatatataaatatcGCCGAGGCTTgcggcccgatccacaggaataggAAAACTCTTCGGATTCGCGAATTATGTATTTACAACTCCAAGGTAAGCCCAAAAAGGATATAAATTCTTATTAATGATTAATAGCCCGCCAAATCTCTAGATAATGAGCTCATTTTAATATAATCTTTAGCCATTTTCTTACTTATTAATTCAAACAATTTAAACTACCAAATTGGgttcaaatagtgcaagtaaTAGCATAATAAAGGCCTACGTTTACctagacataacatgaatctagcatAATAAAGGACTACTTACGgagtctcgtcacctcgtacgtacgtagcccttacaataagtagcacatatcaaatacatcacctaggtgGTAGTTTCCCCCTcccagagttagacatgagacttacatcgctccaaagttccataaccggctccagtGCCTCTCTAACTCCTCCACAAATGCCAAACGATTTGAAACTAGTTAAACAgcatgcaaaccaatcaaaatataccaaaaacatcttaattaattaatttataccaATTCTCAACTCCACTTgaaaagtcaactctcgggcccacgtgcctggatttcaaacatttttcgaagataaacgttacccataacatcacaaactcaaatatataatttattctaaattccatatccaatttcgtggttaaaattaaaaaattctaggttttctcttaaaatctcacaatttccacaaattccatgtttaaatccaattATAACTCATGTACTTAGTTCATAATGTGTAGAAGTTCCTTACCTCAAGGTAGATGATGAAGTTGGCTCCTCCAAATCGCCCCAAATATTTCCCAAGCAAGAGAGgaatgagtgaaatgagcaaaTATTCTGATTAGGTAACATATATTCTGCCTAGGCATCTTCGCACTTCTGGGCACCCCTGCCGCACCTGCAGCtacgcttctgcggaaaaatgtCTGCTCCTGCAGTTGGAATAtagatatggcttgatacagcttgttcaggcttatacagtgtatagatgcgAGAATCGGGTCTTATAATAAATTTCGAATGTTGGAgattgggttccaaggtttatggactaaggttgaaaaATGAATCTTTAGTTGGGTGGTGTTGACAGGCTTATGTTGATTgaggtgacatgggatcacccatgggtaaGTGTAAGGTTAGTTTATATGGAGTTTTGATGTCTTTGGAACgactctcggcacgttcgaggacaaacatatgtttaagtaggggaggatgtaacgaccctaTCGGTCATTTTAAGCATTTGCACTCCATttagtggtttgaggtcttgagtagcttcatatgaggtattatgactttcAAGAGAAGAGTGGTGAACCCATGACGCAGAATTAGATAAGCAATCACAACCTACCTGCTGGAAGTAATGAACGAAGGATGATCAGGAGGCAGTTCAAGTTGAAAATGTGAAGGATCAAAATAACCCCTACAATTATGATCTCGgtaatttggtacggtccttcccagtttggtcctAATTTACCTTTGTTCGGGTTTTGGGTGCTCAGTGtaacttttcttagcaccaagtcccttgtattgaagtgtcgaaggttggcccttcgactGTAATATCTTTCGATCCTCTATTTTAAGATAGCTAGCCGGAGAAGGGCGGCTTCGCCCATTAATCTAATAGCTCTAGGCCCGTACTCATAGCCTTATCGttcgattcctttgttgcatatcggaaTATGATGcttggttctccgacctcgactggtattaaagcttcggtgccataaaccaaagaaaaCAGGGTGGATCTGGTATTAgacttcgaggttgtacggtaCGCCCATAGGACCCCAGGTagcattttctttcattttcctttGGTGTCGATCAATCTCTTTCTtaggttttggattatggttttattGGTGGATTCTGCTAGTCCTTttccactagggtggtaaggagtggataagatcattttgatcttatggtcttcgagaaacttgcttactttgctgccaataaaccgtttcccgttatcacacacaatCTCAGCCGGtattccgaatcgacatatgatgtggtcccgaataaaatcaatgacttctttttctctgaccttTCATATGCttgtgcttccacccatttagaaaaatagtcagtcataaataaaatacatttagccttaccaggtgcccatggaagggggccaatgatgtccatcccccatttcatgaacggccagggtGACAAGACCAAATGTAGCGGCTCTCCTGctcgatgaatcatcggagcatgcctttggcatCCATCGCATTTTCAAACGAATGCCTTTGCGTCTTTTtctatgtcgatccagtagtaatcggctctgattattttttgaactagTGATTCGACGCCCGAATGATTTACACAGTACCTTCGTGGACTTACCTCAAAACATATTTGGTATcccccggtcccaaacatatagCGATCGGGCCATCGAACATTGTTATGACTAAGGTTCCATCCTCGGACAAACTAAACCGGGTTGCCTTCATACGTAGGGTCCTCGATTCTTTTGGGTCCGAGGGAAGTTTTCTTGTCCTGAGATATTCCACgtacttattcctccagtcccaagtaAATCTCGTTGAGTTGATCTCGGCATGACCTTTTCCATCACCGATCTCATAAGCTGTACAATTTCTCCCGAGCGACGATCCTATGTTAGCGAGGGCATCAGCTTCGCTGTTTTGATCCTGAGGtgcatgttgcaaagtccattctttgaaccgatatAATGTCACATGtaacttgtccaagtatctctgcattcgttcTTCCCTGACCTAgaatgtcccattaacttggtttaccacaaggagtgagtcgcacttggcttcgatcacctctgcccccaagcctcatatttggcctcgttgttagtcaatttcacaatcttaatagattgtctaattattttacatgttggtggctttagtacgatgccaagtccggacccttctACGTTTGAGgtgccatccgtaaagagggtcaaGATTCTCGAGGAAGTCCTCGAGTTAATCagtaactctctttcgacctcgggtagtaaggtcggcgtaaagtcggccacgaagtctaccAAAATTTGGGACTTAATGGTGGTCCGGGGTCGGTAATCAATATCGTAACCACTTACttccacgacccatttggccaatcggcccgagcgttcgggcttatgcataacgttccttaacgggtaaattgttacgacacatatggggtgacattgaaactATGGTTATAGtttcctggaggcgcttagcaaggcgagcgccagtttttctaggtgaggatatctagttttggcctcaactaaggtcctactaacataataaatcatAAATTGTGTACCTcgttcttcccgaactaggactccacttaccgctatcttcgAGACCGCTAAGTACAAGTACAGTTATTCGTCAGTCTTTGGTGTGTAAAGCAGCGGCAGACTCGATAAGTACTTCTTTAGTTCGTCCAAAGCTCGTTGGAGGCCTCTTTCTGTATCCTTTTCCACGAACATAGCCAGTTCGTTCACAAATACAGTGGTTAAAATCTCATCTGCACTCATTGGATACTCATTCTCTTCAAATTGTTGTTGAACCATAATTTCTTGGAGCTGACCCTACAATTATGGATAACAGTTTATACTATAAAATAGGAAGaacattacaaaaaataaaatactgaTGTCAGAAAATTACATGAATTTGTTGTGACTTTGGATCCGACCACACCAATTCTCCTTGGTCATTTTTACGAGTGTTTTGGAGTTCCCAAACTCGATCGGGTGCTGCCTTTGTTCTATTATCAGGATTTCTCTACGATTtataacaacaaatgaaaatggTTTATATTTATAACCTCATAATAACATCAATGAATTAGAAATAATTATATAGTGGTAGGGGTAAATGCATTTGTACCGTCGATTCCTCTACTTCAGCAAATGACTTTGAGCCACATGAGTGCTTAGTTATTTGTTTCCCTCTGTTTAGTTTGTTCCTCTCACTCACAGCCTGCAATTAAATAAATTCATTAAGAGCCAacatttaaattataatttactATGCATTTTTATTATCAAGTTACCTTGAATGCTGGACTTCCAAAATGTTCTACCAGAAACACCCAATCTTCAGGTGTAATATCATCTGGCCTATAAGACAATCTCTCTTCATCAATATCATAGAGGGAGTAGTCAGCATGCAGTCGAGTCTTCCATGCTCTAAAAAGCCTTTGCATAGTGTCGATCAAAAGAGCTTGCAACACATGTTGTCGCATACCACTAGCTTCAAATTTATCCTAAGATAAATATGTAAAGCTATTGAAAGTAAATATAACGTGTGAGACAAAAGTCGATTTGACATTGAAAGTAAATTGTTACCTTAACCTTCAACCACATTGCTTCTCCATGTTTTGCAATTATTGCCTGCCAATTACCATCTCTAAAAGAGATAGTGCTTCGCATAATCAAGCCACAATAGTTAACAATATCCCTAGACCCAGGACCCACGGCTCTCATAATGTCATCTGGAATGACAATAGGAATTTTACTTCCGTGCTTCGTTTTCATGTCCACTTGTAACGATTTATATTTCCCTCTGCCTTTCTTAGATTTGTTGCACGAAGTTGTGACGCAAAAAATCCACATAAACCGTTGTTAATTCACTATTATCATTGTTATTTTGCTTTATAGAATCACTTTAAGCATTTAAAAAAAGCATATGGCAAGATATTTAAAAAAAGCATATGGTAAAAAAAGCATATGGTAATTCACTAGTTTCAGGAAGTTTTGCTCAATAAATGTGGATGAATATTCAAAGGCTAGTTTCCAGGAAGCCAAATAGTTACCAACATGTTGAGAGGTAATAGCCAACATGTATTATTTTCACAAATCTTCATATTGCTCCCTGAAATACCAACTGAAATCATAATTCGATTTCAATAGAGAACTAACCTGGGCCACTATTTTCAATATCCGGTGTTGGATGTGCACTTTCAACAAAAATCTGATTTGAGTGTGACTCAATCCGAAGTCCATGACGAGAGTTACTTGATCCAGATTCTATTGAAGCTTGTGTTTGCGACTGAAATGCTTGTGGCGGTGACTGTCGTTGAGATACTTGTGGCAATATTTGTCTCTGAGATACTTGTGGCTGCGTTTCTGTCCGAAATCCTCCAATGTTGCCACGTCCACGGCCCTTTCCATCCCTTCCACTTCTACCTTGTCCAATTCCTGTCATTTAATTTCCTGCAGTATCATATAAGAAGTATGAATAAAGATTCATATTTTAGCATAACCTATGCATAGTCCAGGAACTATAGAGAAATTTTAGATTGAATAAAAATATATTGAGAAAAAGAAGCCAAATATCGGATCTGCATAGGAAAATAAGCAAGATATATCAATCAGAACAGAAAAGAATAATAGAATTATTCTCTTATAAAGAGAATCAAAACCAGCAAGATATAACAATCCAAATAGAAAAGAATAATAGAATTATTCTCTTCCAAATAAGAACCACTGTTTATCTAAGTCCCACAAAAAAGAGCAGCCAAAAGTTATATAAGAAAACTCCACAAAAAGACATAAGAAATCTATTTTTTGGTCACTCCACATCATTGTCCTCTATGTCAATGTCATCTTCTTCCCTTTCTTCACCCTCTGACATATTTATATCATTGTCATTAATAAAATCATCTTCCGCATTATGCACACTCTTCTGAGCTTGTTCAGTTGCATAATTATGAGTAATGCTTTGTGGATCAACATCACCCCTATGTAAAGATACCACAATATCATTTTCTTGATCATCGGTACACAACATATTAAATTCAACTTCATCTTGTTGATAAGCTTCTTCATTCATTAATGCTTCATCATCAATCTCTATACCACTATCATCCTTTTCAGGCATATTAAAAAGGTCGCGAGTACGACTATATCCc
Protein-coding sequences here:
- the LOC138899382 gene encoding uncharacterized protein, with the protein product MWIFCVTTSCNKSKKGRGKYKSLQVDMKTKHGSKIPIVIPDDIMRAVGPGSRDIVNYCGLIMRSTISFRDGNWQAIIAKHGEAMWLKVKDKFEASGMRQHVLQALLIDTMQRLFRAWKTRLHADYSLYDIDEERLSYRPDDITPEDWVFLVEHFGSPAFKAVSERNKLNRGKQITKHSCGSKSFAEVEESTRNPDNRTKAAPDRVWELQNTRKNDQGELVWSDPKSQQIHGQLQEIMVQQQFEENEYPMSADEILTTVFVNELAMFVEKDTERGLQRALDELKKYLSSLPLLYTPKTDE